A single genomic interval of Penaeus chinensis breed Huanghai No. 1 chromosome 23, ASM1920278v2, whole genome shotgun sequence harbors:
- the LOC125037667 gene encoding uncharacterized protein LOC125037667 — protein sequence MVHGKPRHPQSQGTVEQNAAHHLVIKCSPYSAMFGCEARVGLTFSPLPTEVVSRLESEDDLLAVMSGDDTTTTGSAASSTGSVTTSEMITSDNNGLLTTEVTEALSVDATVQTPQILQDHQDQIQKRRVEAYTRQVSQAERTVKRSRLDFKVGELDDNVAVTIPAADRGRGDPRNILGVTVSRDLDNDQYQIAVKSDVLKGQYSRNQFDLCPQRLLTEDDVNQDSAVYHGSVNCANKC from the exons ATGGTTCATGGGAAGCCCCGTCATCCACAAAGTCAGGGAACTGTGGAAC AAAATGCTGCTCACCATTTAGTGATAAAGTGCTCTCCATACTCTGCTATGTTTGGTTGTGAAGCCAGAGTCGGCCTGACTTTTTCACCTCTACCCACAGAAGTTGTCTCAAGATTGGAGAGTGAGGATGATCTCTTAGCAGTTATGTCAGGagatgatacaacaacaacaggttcTGCTGCAAGTTCTACTGGTTCAGTGACCACTAGCGAAATGATTACAAGTGACAATAATGGTTTATTGACCACTGAAGTGACTGAAGCACTTTCTGTTGATGCCACTGTTCAAACTCCTCAGATACTTCAAGATCACCAAGACCAGATTCAGAAACGTAGAGTGGAAGCATACACAAGGCAGGTATCCCAAGCTGAAAGAACGGTCAAACGTAGTCGCTTAGACTTTAAAGTTGGTGAACTTGATGACAATGTTGCTGTCACAATTCCAGCAGCGGATCGAGGTAGAGGAGATCCACGGAATATCTTGGGTGTTACTGTCAGCAGAGATTTGGACAATGACCAATATCAGATCGCTGTGAAGTCGGATGTTCTAAAGGGTCAGTATTCTAGAAACCAGTTTGACCTCTGCCCCCAGCGTTTGCTGACAGAAGATGACGTAAATCAGGATAGTGCAGT GTACCATGGAAGTGTCAACTGTGCTAATAAATGCTGA